From a region of the Constantimarinum furrinae genome:
- the rpoB gene encoding DNA-directed RNA polymerase subunit beta gives MSATQTERLNFSSVQNKPEYPDFLDIQIKSFQDFFQLETKSEERGNEGLYKTFMENFPITDTRNQFVLEFLDYFVDPPRYSIQECIERGLTYSVPLKARLKLYCTDPEHEDFETIVQDVYLGTIPYMTPSGTFCINGAERVVVSQLHRSPGVFFGQSFHANGTKLYSARVIPFKGSWIEFATDINSVMYAYIDRKKKLPVTTLFRAIGFERDKDILEIFDLAEEVKASKTGLKKYLGRKLAARVLKTWHEDFVDEDTGEVVSIERNEIVLDRDTVLEKDHIEEILDSGSKTILLHKEDNLQADYAIIHNTLQKDPTNSEKEAVEHIYRQLRNAEPPDEETARGIINKLFFSDQRYNLGEVGRYRMNKKLGLDIAMDKQVLTKEDIITIVKYLIELINSKAEIDDIDHLSNRRVRTVGEQLSSQFGVGLARMARTIRERMNVRDNEVFTPIDLINAKTLSSVINSFFGTNQLSQFMDQTNPLAEITHKRRLSALGPGGLSRERAGFEVRDVHYTHYGRLCPIETPEGPNIGLISSLSVYAKVNNLGFIETPYRKVTDGKIDLKTEPTYLSAEEEEEKLIAQANIPIKEDGTIDTDKVIARMEGDFPLVEPKSVHYTDVAPNQISSISASLIPFLEHDDANRALMGSNMMRQAVPLLIADSPIVGTGLERQVASDSRVLINAEGDGVVEYVDANMITIKYDRTEDERMVSFDEDSKTYNLVKFRKTNQSTSINLKPIVRKGDRVKKGQVLCQGYATEKGELALGRNMKVAFMPWKGYNFEDAIVISEKVVREDIFTSIHIDEYSLEVRDTKLGNEELTNDIPNVSEEATKDLDEHGMIRVGAEVKPGDILIGKITPKGESDPTPEEKLLRAIFGDKAGDVKDASLKASPSLNGVVIDKKLFARAIKDKRKRAKDKEDITELEAAYDAKFDALKDVLVEKLFAIVGGKTAQGVMNDLGEVVFPKGKKYTLKMLNAVEDYTHLTGGTWTTDDATNHMVADLMHNYKIKENDLQGNLRREKFTISVGDELPSGILKLAKVYIAKKRKLKVGDKMAGRHGNKGIVARIVREEDMPFLEDGTPVDIVLNPLGVPSRMNIGQIYETVLGWAGQKLNRKFATPIFDGATLDQINELTDEAEIPRFGHTYLYDGGTGQRFDQPATVGVIYMLKLGHMVDDKMHARSIGPYSLITQQPLGGKAQFGGQRFGEMEVWALEAYGASSTLREILTVKSDDVIGRAKTYESIVKGETMPEPGLPESFNVLMHELKGLGLDIRLEE, from the coding sequence ATGTCAGCAACGCAAACTGAAAGATTGAATTTTTCCTCTGTACAAAACAAGCCGGAATATCCGGACTTTTTGGACATCCAGATCAAATCCTTTCAGGATTTTTTCCAACTGGAAACCAAGTCAGAAGAAAGAGGTAACGAAGGGCTTTACAAGACCTTCATGGAAAATTTTCCTATTACCGACACACGCAACCAATTTGTTTTAGAGTTTTTAGATTACTTTGTAGACCCTCCGCGATATTCCATTCAGGAATGTATTGAAAGAGGTCTTACCTACAGCGTACCCTTAAAAGCACGATTAAAACTGTATTGTACAGATCCCGAACACGAGGATTTTGAAACGATCGTACAGGATGTTTATCTGGGGACTATTCCCTATATGACTCCAAGTGGTACTTTTTGTATCAATGGAGCAGAACGTGTTGTTGTTTCTCAGTTACACCGTTCGCCCGGTGTCTTCTTTGGACAATCGTTCCACGCCAACGGAACAAAATTATATTCGGCCAGAGTAATTCCTTTTAAAGGCTCTTGGATCGAATTCGCTACCGATATCAACAGCGTGATGTACGCTTATATCGATAGAAAGAAAAAGTTACCGGTTACAACACTTTTCCGTGCTATTGGTTTTGAAAGAGATAAGGATATCCTTGAGATCTTCGACCTTGCCGAAGAAGTGAAAGCTTCAAAAACCGGTCTTAAAAAATATCTTGGACGTAAACTTGCTGCCCGTGTCCTAAAAACCTGGCATGAGGATTTCGTAGATGAAGATACCGGTGAGGTAGTTTCTATCGAACGAAACGAGATCGTATTGGATCGTGATACTGTACTTGAAAAGGATCATATAGAGGAGATCTTAGATTCAGGTTCTAAGACTATTCTTTTACATAAAGAGGATAATCTTCAGGCAGATTACGCTATCATTCACAATACACTTCAGAAAGATCCTACCAATTCAGAAAAAGAAGCGGTAGAGCATATTTACAGACAATTGCGTAATGCCGAACCGCCAGATGAAGAAACGGCCCGAGGGATTATCAACAAGTTGTTCTTTAGTGATCAGCGATATAACCTTGGTGAAGTTGGACGTTACCGAATGAATAAAAAACTGGGTCTTGATATCGCAATGGACAAGCAAGTGCTTACCAAAGAAGATATCATTACCATCGTTAAATATTTGATCGAGCTTATCAACTCTAAGGCAGAGATCGATGATATTGATCACCTTTCTAACCGTCGTGTTCGTACGGTAGGGGAACAGTTGTCATCTCAGTTTGGTGTTGGTCTTGCCCGTATGGCACGTACCATTCGTGAACGTATGAACGTTCGTGACAATGAAGTATTTACACCTATCGACCTTATTAATGCGAAGACTTTATCTTCTGTGATCAACTCGTTCTTCGGGACGAACCAGTTGTCTCAGTTTATGGATCAAACCAATCCGTTGGCAGAGATCACACATAAGCGTCGTCTATCTGCATTAGGACCGGGAGGTCTTTCAAGAGAAAGAGCCGGGTTCGAGGTGCGTGATGTTCACTATACACACTACGGAAGACTTTGTCCTATTGAAACTCCGGAAGGACCGAACATCGGACTTATTTCTTCACTATCAGTATATGCCAAGGTGAATAACCTAGGATTTATTGAAACTCCCTATCGAAAAGTGACCGACGGTAAGATCGATCTAAAGACCGAACCTACCTATCTGTCTGCTGAAGAAGAGGAAGAAAAATTAATTGCACAAGCTAACATTCCTATTAAGGAAGATGGTACTATCGATACCGATAAGGTAATTGCACGTATGGAAGGTGACTTCCCGTTGGTTGAACCAAAATCGGTTCATTATACCGATGTAGCGCCTAACCAGATCTCTTCAATTTCTGCTTCGTTGATCCCGTTCCTGGAACATGATGATGCGAACCGTGCCTTGATGGGATCTAACATGATGCGACAGGCGGTACCTTTATTGATTGCCGATTCTCCTATTGTTGGGACCGGACTTGAACGTCAGGTAGCTTCAGATTCTAGAGTACTTATCAATGCAGAAGGTGATGGTGTTGTAGAATATGTGGATGCGAATATGATCACCATTAAATACGACCGTACCGAGGATGAGCGTATGGTGAGTTTTGATGAGGACAGTAAGACCTATAATCTTGTAAAATTCAGAAAAACAAACCAAAGTACTTCCATTAACCTGAAACCTATCGTAAGAAAAGGGGATCGCGTTAAAAAAGGACAGGTACTTTGTCAAGGATATGCAACCGAAAAAGGAGAACTTGCACTGGGACGAAACATGAAGGTAGCCTTCATGCCCTGGAAGGGATATAACTTTGAGGATGCGATCGTAATATCTGAAAAAGTAGTACGTGAAGATATCTTCACCTCTATACATATAGATGAATACTCACTGGAAGTTAGAGATACTAAATTGGGTAATGAAGAATTGACCAATGATATCCCTAATGTTTCTGAAGAAGCTACCAAAGATCTTGACGAACACGGAATGATCCGGGTTGGTGCTGAAGTGAAGCCGGGAGACATACTAATTGGAAAAATTACTCCAAAAGGAGAAAGTGATCCTACCCCGGAAGAAAAATTACTTCGTGCGATCTTCGGAGATAAAGCAGGTGATGTAAAAGACGCATCACTTAAAGCTTCTCCATCACTTAATGGTGTCGTAATTGACAAGAAGTTGTTTGCACGTGCTATTAAGGATAAGCGTAAAAGAGCAAAAGACAAGGAAGACATCACCGAACTGGAAGCAGCTTATGATGCAAAATTCGATGCGTTGAAAGATGTACTTGTTGAAAAATTATTTGCGATCGTAGGTGGAAAAACTGCACAAGGCGTCATGAACGACCTTGGTGAAGTAGTATTTCCAAAGGGTAAGAAGTATACCTTGAAAATGCTTAACGCAGTTGAGGATTATACTCACCTAACAGGGGGTACCTGGACCACAGATGACGCTACCAATCATATGGTGGCAGATCTGATGCACAATTATAAGATCAAGGAAAATGATCTTCAGGGGAATTTACGTCGTGAGAAATTTACGATCTCTGTTGGAGATGAATTGCCTTCAGGAATTTTGAAACTCGCCAAGGTTTACATCGCTAAAAAGCGTAAACTGAAAGTAGGGGATAAGATGGCAGGTCGTCACGGAAACAAGGGTATTGTTGCCCGAATCGTTCGTGAAGAAGATATGCCTTTCCTTGAAGACGGAACACCTGTTGATATCGTATTGAACCCTCTGGGAGTACCATCGCGTATGAACATCGGTCAGATCTACGAAACCGTTTTAGGTTGGGCAGGTCAGAAACTGAACCGAAAGTTTGCAACGCCAATTTTTGACGGAGCGACGTTAGATCAGATCAATGAACTTACAGATGAAGCAGAAATTCCAAGATTTGGTCATACCTACCTCTATGACGGTGGTACCGGGCAACGCTTCGACCAACCTGCAACAGTAGGAGTGATCTATATGCTAAAGCTGGGTCATATGGTAGACGATAAGATGCATGCCCGTTCTATTGGTCCTTACTCATTAATTACGCAACAACCCTTGGGTGGTAAAGCTCAGTTTGGTGGTCAGCGTTTTGGAGAGATGGAAGTTTGGGCTTTGGAGGCTTATGGAGCATCCAGCACCTTGCGGGAGATTTTGACAGTTAAATCTGATGACGTTATTGGAAGAGCCAAGACATACGAAAGTATAGTAAAAGGTGAAACCATGCCTGAACCGGGATTACCGGAATCGTTCAACGTGTTAATGCACGAATTGAAGGGACTCGGACTCGATATCAGATTAGAGGAATAA
- the rplA gene encoding 50S ribosomal protein L1 has protein sequence MARLTKKQKEATAKVEAKTYSVAEASALIKEITNANFDASVDLAVRLNVDPRKANQMVRGVVTLPHGTGKDVKVLALVTPDKEAEAKEAGADFVGLDEYLEKIKGGWTDVDVIVTMPSVMGKLGPLGRVLGPRGLMPNPKTGTVTMDVAKAVSDVKAGKIDFKVDKTGIVHAAIGKASFDAEKIAGNARELLTTLVKLKPQSAKGVYIKSIYMSSTMSPSVEIDTKRFTEQ, from the coding sequence ATGGCAAGATTAACTAAAAAGCAAAAAGAAGCAACTGCAAAGGTAGAGGCAAAAACCTATTCCGTAGCTGAAGCTTCTGCTTTAATAAAAGAGATCACCAACGCAAATTTCGATGCCTCTGTAGATTTGGCCGTGCGTCTTAATGTAGACCCGCGTAAAGCAAATCAGATGGTTAGAGGTGTTGTTACCCTTCCTCATGGAACAGGTAAAGACGTAAAGGTATTGGCTTTGGTAACTCCCGATAAGGAGGCCGAAGCTAAAGAAGCCGGCGCAGATTTCGTTGGATTGGATGAGTACCTCGAAAAAATAAAAGGAGGTTGGACAGACGTTGACGTTATTGTAACCATGCCAAGTGTTATGGGTAAATTAGGACCATTAGGACGTGTTTTAGGACCTCGTGGATTAATGCCTAACCCAAAGACCGGTACCGTTACTATGGACGTTGCTAAAGCTGTTTCTGATGTGAAAGCAGGTAAGATCGACTTTAAAGTGGATAAGACCGGAATCGTTCACGCCGCAATTGGAAAAGCATCTTTCGATGCTGAAAAAATTGCCGGAAACGCGAGAGAATTATTAACTACTCTGGTTAAACTGAAGCCTCAGTCGGCTAAAGGTGTTTATATTAAAAGCATCTATATGTCAAGTACTATGAGCCCTTCAGTAGAGATAGATACGAAAAGATTTACTGAGCAGTAA
- the rplL gene encoding 50S ribosomal protein L7/L12, with protein MADLKDFAEQLVNLTVKEVNELATILKDEYGIEPAAAAVAVAAGGGAAGAEAEEEKSEFDVILTAPGGSKLAVVKLVKELTGAGLKDAKELVDNAPSPIKEGVSKDEAEALKAQLEEAGAEVELK; from the coding sequence ATGGCAGATTTAAAAGATTTCGCAGAACAATTAGTTAACTTAACAGTAAAAGAAGTTAATGAGTTAGCTACTATATTAAAAGACGAGTATGGTATCGAGCCTGCTGCTGCAGCTGTTGCTGTTGCTGCTGGTGGTGGTGCTGCCGGTGCAGAAGCTGAAGAAGAAAAGTCAGAATTTGACGTAATTCTTACTGCTCCGGGTGGTTCTAAATTAGCAGTTGTAAAACTGGTAAAAGAACTTACAGGTGCTGGTCTTAAAGACGCTAAAGAATTAGTGGATAACGCTCCTTCTCCTATTAAAGAAGGTGTATCAAAAGACGAAGCTGAAGCGTTAAAAGCTCAGTTAGAAGAAGCTGGAGCAGAGGTTGAGCTTAAGTAA
- the rplJ gene encoding 50S ribosomal protein L10 produces the protein MTREEKSQVIENLTAQLSENATIYLADISGLDAGTTSNLRRACFKAGVKLAVVKNTLLAKAMESSDKDFGELSGILKGNTSLMFSETGNGPAKVIKEFRKKSDRPLLKGAYIEESIYVGDDQLDKLVEIKSKDELIGEIIGLLQSPAKNVISALKSGGGTIAGIVKTLQEREG, from the coding sequence ATGACAAGAGAAGAAAAATCACAAGTAATTGAAAATTTAACTGCACAGTTGTCTGAAAATGCTACTATTTATTTAGCAGATATTTCAGGTCTTGATGCAGGGACTACTTCAAACTTAAGACGCGCTTGTTTTAAAGCTGGTGTGAAGTTGGCTGTAGTAAAGAACACCTTGCTTGCAAAAGCAATGGAAAGTTCAGATAAGGACTTCGGAGAGCTTTCAGGAATACTTAAAGGAAACACTTCTTTAATGTTCTCAGAAACCGGAAACGGTCCCGCAAAAGTAATTAAGGAATTCAGAAAAAAATCTGACAGACCATTACTTAAAGGAGCTTACATTGAAGAATCTATCTATGTTGGTGACGATCAGTTAGACAAATTGGTGGAGATCAAATCTAAGGACGAGCTTATTGGAGAGATCATTGGATTACTTCAATCACCGGCCAAGAATGTTATCTCGGCACTTAAGTCTGGTGGTGGAACCATCGCAGGTATAGTTAAAACCCTTCAGGAAAGAGAAGGATAA